The segment ATCAGCTTCGGCTCGAAGCTGCCGTGCCGGTCGCGCGGGATCTCGATCGGCAGCTCGCCGAACTCGCCCTTGAGCGTCTTGCGGCTGCGGCCGTTGCGGGTGTTGCCGGCCGGGTTGGCCACCGGCTCGTGCTTATCGTGACCGAGGTGCTCGGTCATCTCCGCATCCAGCGCCTTCTCGACCAGCAGCTTGGTCAGCTGCTTGAGCAGGCCGTTCTCGCCGATCAGGTCTTCGGGCTTCTTGTAGTTCGCCAACAGGCTGCTAAGCAGCTCGTCGGGCACCTCGTGTTTGCGTGGACTCATGGTCTCTCCGGGTCTGGCGGCAGTGTCCTGCCTGGGACCCGGTTACACAAAATCTAGGACACGCCCGGCGGAATATTTTATTTGGGTCATTAAGTGATTGATCAATCATTTGTTGAGCGTCGGCACTGACGCTGTTGTAATCAGGTCTTACAAACTGAGCTACTTGATTCGCGTGTGAAATCACAAAATCATTGATGAAATTTTCGAGACCCTCCCCATACTCCTTCTTGAGTTCGGCAGTCTTCATTCCCGTGGTGTTGGAGATTGCGGCAGAGAGGGTGGTGAACTTCCACTTTTCATGAGATTCATTGGGATTGGTCAAGAATTTCCCATAGCGTTTATCTCTTTCTCGTCCAGTGAATAGTCGATTAGGTTTCCACTGTGACTTGTTCTTTGAGTAGACAAGCAGGAAGTTAGTGGTGTTGACCATTCCTGGGTTGATGCTTTTGTGTCCCGTTGCCGCCCCTTGTTTGAAAGTGACAATCGCGATTCGATTTTTCCTTCCCATGACTTCATCTGCTATGGCTATGAGGTAGCCAAGTTCGTTGTCATCAATGTGAAGGAAAAGAGTTCCGTCTTCGCTTAACAGCTCACGTTGGAGTGTGAGCGCGGGATATATCATGGAGAGCCATATCGAATGCTCAACATTATCGTCGAAGTCCTTAAAGGCTTGCTTCGTGTTGAATGGCGGGTCTCCATAGACGCACTTCACCTTTCCCGCATAGTAGGGAAGCAAGGCTTTCAATGCTTCGAGGTTGTCGCCTTCAATGAGCATGTTCTCGGAATCTTCTCCGTAGCTCATCGACTTGTTTGGAATCATCAAGCGGTAGGGAGCCTTTGCGGCTTCCGTCAATGCTTTGTTCCGTTCATTCCATTCCAACCAAGGCATGTGTGCCCCTTCACTTACGATTTCGGATTGATGGTGGAGCATACCCTACCAAGGGGTTTTCTCTCGGAGGTTAAGCGTGTTGAAGCTTCAATGCCTGCGCTCGGGCCAAGGCTTCAATCATCTTGTCCGGCGACAGTGGTAGCAAGGCTTCGATCGCACGCCCTAAGTCTCCATCATGGACGCGTTCTCCTCGCTTCTCAGACTCAATCTTGTGGAGCAGGGCGGCTAGGTCTTCGGCGCTGGCGTTGAAGTAGCGCTTTAATACGCCCAAGTCTTCATGGCCTGAGATGGCCGCGACTTGGAGTGGGTTGTTGAGGGTATGACCCAACTCCGTGATGCGCGTATGCCTTAGATCATGAAGCCGGGCACCTTTGACCTTGGCTTTCGCACAGGCGCGATTCCAGGCTTGTGTGAGGGTATCGGCTCCAAGCCTCGTGCCAAGTTGACCCACAAAGACCGGCCCCTTCGCGTCTTTGCCTCCCATGGTGTCCCGAAGCTCTCGAAGCTTCTTGGCCACGCTCTCGGGAATGGGGATGGAACGATTCTTTGCTTCGGCGCCTTGCTTGTTCTTGTGCTTGCTTTTCGTGTCTCGGAGGAGGGCAGTGGCATGCTTGCCATCCAAGCTCAGGTCTTCCCAATCGAGCTTGACGACTTCCGCCCTTCGAGCTGCCGTGAAACGTGCGGTGTAGATGGCCACCTGGGTGCTGGGCCATGCGGAGCCCAAGGCTGCTTCAACGCGTCGCCACTCATCGTCTTTCAAGGTGCGCTCACGCCCTCTGTTGCTGGGCGGTAGGTCCAGCTCTTTCCATCGGGCAATCGGGTTGGCCACATCAATGGCCCATGCGCTTTTCGCATGCTGAAAGAGCCAGCTCAGGAAGCTCATCAGTCGGCGCACACTGTCGGCGGGTGCCGGCTTGCCATCCTTGCCTTTCAAGCGCGCCGCCAAGCTCCATGGCGCGTCCTTGCCAGAGAAGTGGGAAGGGTTGAGGCTGGTCACCGTCTTGGCGCACAGGTCAGGAAATCCTTCGGGGTTGCCCGTGTGTTTCCTGTCGGCCCGACCCAAGAGCATGCGTGCGTAGCTGACCTTCAAGCGTAGGTGCTTGGTGTTGCCCCCTTCCGCTTCGATGGCTTCGATGGTCGGAGTCAGCTCCTCGATCAGCCTTTCGAGCAAACCACCGAAGGTCCAGGCTTCGGCCAGCTGTGACC is part of the Dyella thiooxydans genome and harbors:
- a CDS encoding DNA methyltransferase, which produces MPWLEWNERNKALTEAAKAPYRLMIPNKSMSYGEDSENMLIEGDNLEALKALLPYYAGKVKCVYGDPPFNTKQAFKDFDDNVEHSIWLSMIYPALTLQRELLSEDGTLFLHIDDNELGYLIAIADEVMGRKNRIAIVTFKQGAATGHKSINPGMVNTTNFLLVYSKNKSQWKPNRLFTGRERDKRYGKFLTNPNESHEKWKFTTLSAAISNTTGMKTAELKKEYGEGLENFINDFVISHANQVAQFVRPDYNSVSADAQQMIDQSLNDPNKIFRRACPRFCVTGSQAGHCRQTRRDHESTQTRGARRAA
- a CDS encoding tyrosine-type recombinase/integrase, with product MATKAAGKTKKTTERRERGVYLREDGRPRYELKVRWTQKDGTRAYLPTRVFPFDPNAKTGPTTRQNALDSANKAAIEERAALRLHDKPRSQLAEAWTFGGLLERLIEELTPTIEAIEAEGGNTKHLRLKVSYARMLLGRADRKHTGNPEGFPDLCAKTVTSLNPSHFSGKDAPWSLAARLKGKDGKPAPADSVRRLMSFLSWLFQHAKSAWAIDVANPIARWKELDLPPSNRGRERTLKDDEWRRVEAALGSAWPSTQVAIYTARFTAARRAEVVKLDWEDLSLDGKHATALLRDTKSKHKNKQGAEAKNRSIPIPESVAKKLRELRDTMGGKDAKGPVFVGQLGTRLGADTLTQAWNRACAKAKVKGARLHDLRHTRITELGHTLNNPLQVAAISGHEDLGVLKRYFNASAEDLAALLHKIESEKRGERVHDGDLGRAIEALLPLSPDKMIEALARAQALKLQHA